The proteins below are encoded in one region of Sedimentibacter sp. zth1:
- a CDS encoding AAA family ATPase encodes MQKKEATLCIFYLQNTSNVLFTVSTLVKNIIKDCLGNLNGIKQILILTHNVYFYKEITYRGSRENKSNDETYWIIKKKDGVSNIEQFEENPIKTTYELLWKDVFDSYSDGRVTVFNTMRRILEYYFNIIGCLNYEKLVDEFDGEEKIICKSLLSCINDSSHDVYDDFILCNETDTINSYINMFKLIFDKTGHIEHYNMMENNYKKQPLPI; translated from the coding sequence ATGCAAAAAAAAGAAGCTACATTGTGTATTTTTTACTTGCAAAACACAAGTAATGTTCTATTTACAGTTAGTACTTTAGTTAAAAATATAATAAAGGATTGTTTAGGTAATTTAAACGGAATAAAACAAATTTTAATATTGACACACAATGTATATTTCTACAAAGAGATTACTTATAGAGGTAGTAGAGAAAATAAATCAAATGATGAAACCTATTGGATAATAAAGAAAAAGGATGGAGTGTCAAATATCGAGCAATTTGAAGAAAATCCTATAAAGACTACATATGAGCTATTATGGAAAGATGTGTTTGATAGCTATTCAGATGGGAGAGTTACAGTTTTTAATACTATGAGAAGGATATTGGAATATTACTTCAATATAATAGGATGTTTAAATTATGAGAAATTAGTTGATGAATTTGATGGCGAGGAAAAAATAATTTGCAAATCTTTATTGTCTTGCATTAATGATAGTTCACATGACGTTTATGATGATTTTATTTTGTGTAATGAGACAGATACTATAAATAGTTATATCAATATGTTTAAATTGATATTTGATAAAACTGGTCATATCGAACACTATAATATGATGGAAAATAATTATAAAAAACAACCATTACCAATATAA
- the istB gene encoding IS21-like element helper ATPase IstB, which translates to MLNNEAIKDICKQLKIAYIDDLIETSTTKQKEYIYEVLNAEIEGRKRAKLSKLLKTSNIPQIKTFEGYKFDEIIFPSTCNKERLISLEWIKNKENIVLMGNVGTGKTHMATALSIEACRKGLNVQFFRVSELVETLVYKYNQGNIRQFRNRLKKNELLILDEVGYVPFDKIGSELLFNVISECYEKQSIIVTTNLEFGQWSSVFGDTKLTAALIDRLVHHASIVSFPGESNRLAQALTNQK; encoded by the coding sequence GTGTTGAATAATGAAGCAATAAAGGATATATGTAAACAGTTAAAAATAGCATATATAGATGATTTAATTGAAACTAGTACAACTAAGCAAAAAGAATATATTTATGAGGTTTTAAATGCTGAAATAGAAGGCAGAAAAAGAGCTAAACTTAGCAAATTATTAAAAACATCAAATATTCCTCAAATTAAAACATTTGAAGGATATAAATTTGACGAAATAATCTTTCCATCAACATGTAACAAAGAAAGATTAATATCATTAGAATGGATAAAAAATAAGGAAAACATAGTTTTAATGGGTAACGTAGGAACTGGTAAAACACATATGGCTACGGCCTTATCAATAGAGGCTTGCAGGAAAGGACTAAATGTACAATTTTTTAGGGTTTCTGAACTCGTTGAAACTTTAGTATATAAATATAATCAGGGTAACATACGTCAATTTAGAAACAGATTGAAGAAAAATGAATTGTTAATTTTAGATGAAGTTGGGTATGTACCATTTGATAAAATAGGATCAGAATTATTGTTTAATGTAATATCAGAATGTTATGAAAAGCAAAGTATAATTGTAACTACAAACCTTGAGTTTGGTCAATGGTCATCGGTTTTTGGAGATACAAAACTTACTGCTGCCTTGATTGATAGACTTGTGCATCATGCGAGCATTGTTTCTTTCCCAGGTGAAAGCAACAGGCTTGCACAAGCACTAACTAATCAAAAATAA
- the istA gene encoding IS21 family transposase, with product MLKVPQQDYIKYLREFEDLNINQIKEKLNINWRTAKKYADKDNWNEPIKKRTKKSPVMEPYKEIVDTWLNEDKLVPKKQRHTAKAIYNRLCNEHGFKGGYRTVCAYVEKTKALMKIESSPSYERLEHEPGEAQVDFYTMQVSKEANFVDVKVLVLSYPYSNNAFVQPVPSENQECFLEGLKKLFKKSGGVPQSIWFDNLSAAVVKIQKGDERILTDSFLRFKSHYGFKSIFCNAAAGNEKGNVENKCGYVRRNFCVPIPIFKSFETLENELDKRTKKDMQRVHYAKDQKIHELWEEDKKNLKKLPDTEYEIYRLESKTVNKYGEIKVDNTDIKIFGVNIGTSLPVKVTWDKIDILDTKYNMITSIPRPYTDKIHEVPWIEVFKGYSKKPRSVIHSQFTKMLPKELKEYISIENLDVRKERISACINWLNVYNIKDISVCIGQYNHNNSISTITAALYDNSEHSGIYKSDINENYTPKDIKESSINLCKYNKLSHGGVSVE from the coding sequence ATGTTAAAAGTGCCTCAACAAGATTATATCAAATATTTAAGAGAATTTGAAGACCTAAATATTAACCAAATTAAAGAAAAGCTAAATATTAATTGGAGAACAGCAAAAAAATATGCTGATAAAGATAATTGGAATGAGCCAATAAAAAAGAGAACAAAAAAATCACCAGTAATGGAACCATACAAAGAAATAGTTGATACATGGTTAAATGAAGATAAATTAGTACCTAAAAAGCAAAGGCATACAGCGAAAGCAATATATAATAGATTATGTAATGAACATGGATTTAAAGGTGGATATAGAACAGTATGTGCCTATGTAGAAAAAACTAAAGCATTAATGAAAATTGAAAGTTCACCGTCATATGAAAGGCTTGAACATGAACCAGGAGAAGCACAGGTTGATTTTTACACAATGCAAGTTAGTAAGGAAGCAAATTTTGTCGATGTAAAAGTATTGGTATTAAGCTATCCATATAGCAATAATGCTTTTGTACAACCAGTTCCATCAGAAAACCAAGAGTGTTTTTTAGAAGGATTAAAAAAGCTATTTAAGAAATCAGGTGGTGTGCCTCAGTCAATATGGTTTGATAATTTATCAGCAGCAGTAGTAAAAATACAAAAAGGTGATGAAAGAATATTAACCGATAGCTTTTTAAGATTTAAAAGTCATTATGGCTTTAAATCAATATTTTGCAATGCAGCAGCTGGAAATGAAAAAGGAAATGTAGAGAATAAATGTGGATATGTAAGACGAAATTTTTGTGTTCCAATACCAATATTTAAAAGCTTTGAAACATTGGAAAATGAACTTGATAAGAGAACTAAAAAAGATATGCAACGTGTACATTACGCAAAAGATCAAAAGATACATGAATTATGGGAAGAAGATAAAAAGAATTTAAAAAAGTTACCAGATACAGAATATGAAATATATAGATTAGAAAGTAAAACTGTTAATAAATACGGTGAAATCAAGGTAGATAATACAGATATAAAGATATTTGGAGTCAATATAGGTACAAGCCTTCCTGTAAAGGTTACATGGGACAAAATAGATATATTAGACACAAAATATAACATGATTACATCAATACCAAGACCATATACAGATAAAATCCATGAGGTTCCATGGATAGAAGTATTTAAAGGATATAGTAAAAAGCCAAGAAGTGTAATACATTCACAATTTACAAAGATGTTACCAAAAGAACTAAAAGAATATATAAGCATAGAAAATTTAGATGTTCGAAAAGAAAGAATATCAGCCTGTATTAATTGGTTAAATGTATACAATATCAAGGACATATCAGTATGTATAGGACAATATAATCATAACAATAGTATTTCAACGATAACCGCTGCTTTATACGATAATTCTGAACATAGTGGAATTTACAAAAGTGATATAAATGAAAATTACACTCCAAAGGATATAAAAGAATCATCAATAAATTTATGCAAATATAATAAATTATCACATGGAGGTGTAAGTGTTGAATAA